One segment of Cyprinus carpio isolate SPL01 chromosome A17, ASM1834038v1, whole genome shotgun sequence DNA contains the following:
- the LOC109085706 gene encoding gem-associated protein 2 isoform X2 — protein MISNRKERKDMKSDVEELMPRLLPLESCDTEEYNSNEPPRNPQEYLRQVQREASLCPDVVVAQIDPKKLKKKQSVNVSITGCLAAPQGFSPSLKWQQQQVSRFSEVRQSVNKHRQHWKSQFLDDNVVMPKLEDEDGWKRFCLGENVCLDIQLKEEDKVNPGLDYVKTGFPPFLSIVSKLNQSTISAVLEYLMNWFEERDFVAQLGRWFYALLACLEKPLLPEAHSLIRQLARRCSAVRANLESKDDDCLSALNLMICIVARYFEQNDLADKE, from the exons atgaTCTCGAATAGAAAAGAACGCAAAGACATGAAGTCGGACGTGGAGGAGTTGATGCCCAGACTTCTGCCCCTGGAGTCCTGCGACACAGAGGAATATAACTCAAACGAACCGCCCAGAAACCCTCAAGAATATCTCAGACAGGTCCA GAGGGAAGCATCTCTGTGCCCAGATGTTGTTGTGGCACAAATTGACCCAAAGAAGCTGAAGAAGAAACAAtctgtgaatgtgtct ATCACAGGTTGTCTGGCTGCACCTCAGGGTTTCTCTCCCAGCTTGAAATGGCAGCAACAACAAGTCAGCAGATTTTCAGAAGTCAGACAG AGTGTTAACAAGCATCGTCAGCATTGGAAATCCCAGTTTTTGGATGATAATGTTGTCATG CCCAAATTGGAGGATGAGGATGGATGGAAGAGGTTCTGCTTGGGTGAGAATGTTTGTCTTGACATCCAGCTGAAAGAAGAAGACAAAGTTAACCCGGGTCTTGATTACGTCAAG aCAGGTTTCCCACCTTTCCTAAGCATTGTCAGCAAACTCAACCAG TCAACCATCTCTGCTGTGCTTGAGTATTTAATGAATTGGTTTGAGGAGAGAGACTTTGTAGCACAGTTG GGCAGATGGTTTTATGCATTACTAGCGTGCCTTGAGAAACCGCTGCTTCCTGAAGCACATTCCCTTATCAGACAGTTGGCACGGCGGTGCTCTGCAGTGCGTGCCAATCTG GAGAGCAAAGACGATGATTGTTTGTCAGCTCTTAACTTGATGATTTGTATTGTTGCCAG GTATTTTGAGCAAAATGATTTGGCTGACAAAGAATAA
- the LOC109085706 gene encoding gem-associated protein 2 isoform X1, translating to MISNRKERKDMKSDVEELMPRLLPLESCDTEEYNSNEPPRNPQEYLRQVQREASLCPDVVVAQIDPKKLKKKQSVNVSITGCLAAPQGFSPSLKWQQQQVSRFSEVRQVFSLHSVNKHRQHWKSQFLDDNVVMPKLEDEDGWKRFCLGENVCLDIQLKEEDKVNPGLDYVKTGFPPFLSIVSKLNQSTISAVLEYLMNWFEERDFVAQLGRWFYALLACLEKPLLPEAHSLIRQLARRCSAVRANLESKDDDCLSALNLMICIVARYFEQNDLADKE from the exons atgaTCTCGAATAGAAAAGAACGCAAAGACATGAAGTCGGACGTGGAGGAGTTGATGCCCAGACTTCTGCCCCTGGAGTCCTGCGACACAGAGGAATATAACTCAAACGAACCGCCCAGAAACCCTCAAGAATATCTCAGACAGGTCCA GAGGGAAGCATCTCTGTGCCCAGATGTTGTTGTGGCACAAATTGACCCAAAGAAGCTGAAGAAGAAACAAtctgtgaatgtgtct ATCACAGGTTGTCTGGCTGCACCTCAGGGTTTCTCTCCCAGCTTGAAATGGCAGCAACAACAAGTCAGCAGATTTTCAGAAGTCAGACAGGTGTTCAGTTTACAT AGTGTTAACAAGCATCGTCAGCATTGGAAATCCCAGTTTTTGGATGATAATGTTGTCATG CCCAAATTGGAGGATGAGGATGGATGGAAGAGGTTCTGCTTGGGTGAGAATGTTTGTCTTGACATCCAGCTGAAAGAAGAAGACAAAGTTAACCCGGGTCTTGATTACGTCAAG aCAGGTTTCCCACCTTTCCTAAGCATTGTCAGCAAACTCAACCAG TCAACCATCTCTGCTGTGCTTGAGTATTTAATGAATTGGTTTGAGGAGAGAGACTTTGTAGCACAGTTG GGCAGATGGTTTTATGCATTACTAGCGTGCCTTGAGAAACCGCTGCTTCCTGAAGCACATTCCCTTATCAGACAGTTGGCACGGCGGTGCTCTGCAGTGCGTGCCAATCTG GAGAGCAAAGACGATGATTGTTTGTCAGCTCTTAACTTGATGATTTGTATTGTTGCCAG GTATTTTGAGCAAAATGATTTGGCTGACAAAGAATAA